The Bradyrhizobium ottawaense genome window below encodes:
- the ruvX gene encoding Holliday junction resolvase RuvX translates to MPALILPLVDAATHWPARGALVGLDLGTKTIGVAVSDPDRRLATGVETIQRKQFKQDAARLLAIAAERRVVGFVLGLPINMDGSEGPRAQSTRAFARNLAGLTALPIGLWDERLSTAAVERELIGMDVSRAKRAEVIDEHAAIFILQGALDRLANLRSGTT, encoded by the coding sequence ATGCCGGCTCTTATCCTGCCTCTCGTCGATGCTGCAACCCACTGGCCCGCCCGCGGCGCGCTGGTCGGGCTCGACCTCGGCACCAAGACCATCGGCGTTGCCGTATCCGACCCGGACCGGCGGCTTGCGACCGGCGTCGAGACGATCCAGCGCAAGCAGTTCAAGCAGGACGCCGCCCGGCTGCTCGCGATTGCGGCCGAGCGCAGGGTGGTCGGCTTCGTGCTCGGCCTGCCCATCAACATGGACGGCAGCGAGGGTCCGCGCGCGCAATCCACCCGCGCCTTCGCCCGCAATCTCGCCGGCCTGACCGCCCTCCCCATCGGCCTGTGGGACGAGCGCCTCTCGACCGCGGCCGTCGAGCGCGAGCTGATCGGCATGGATGTCAGCCGCGCCAAGCGCGCCGAGGTCATCGACGAGCACGCCGCGATCTTCATCCTGCAAGGCGCGCTCGACCGCCTCGCCAATCTCCGTTCAGGGACCACCTGA
- a CDS encoding DNA/RNA non-specific endonuclease: protein MLIKPSLIAGSERRFKQAEFSPEALNRKLGDGPIEMTVEKMRLRQRQLLAETQDVEKAEIGLERIIQGNDLDSINYLAKGTAASRSICRIQLRDLKSNLLGYGSGFLIGPGLLLTNHHVFGKPAEAANSIADFNYELDVSGQERVPVRFGFEPGKFFYTNDRLDFSIVAVAPTSLSGGEELEDWGWLPLSGAPGKADPGEYLTIVQHPSGQMKQVCVRENKLLKYVGDFLWYNTDTTAGSSGSPAFNRFWQVVALHHSGVPRKDAQGRTLTKDGKVWKSSMDESSIDWIANEGIRISAIVADLKVAVGSHPLIKPVLDEEEPPNRQEIEKVRAPVAAPAYGANIWVEQSLDGAALVVPIRVPLPMFRKDIPFAPLAPVPGPAGGNGGTQNGGMPNGSKPLIAPPAGLLPRISANGLPMEAVHIDQSTLKSRPGYKANFLGTGKFSVALPKIPAALKSRIATLKGSSRQSELKYFNYSVVMNKERRLAFFSCVNIDGGQQQDVGKREGDSWLRDPRIDDDAQIGDEFYRKQATFEADRSKNPFDRGHLVRRLDATWGDTVAAAKQHGDDSFHFTNCSPQFFSFNQGKQLWAGLEDYTRDVLLEGEEKGIVMNGPVFDGPDADGSDLPNPAGRPHKDPSFGGVQIPKYFWKILIRRNEDDDALKAAAFLMSQRKLVMEIDRIQEVDLREKMSEEDVSVFQVSIADLAKLTKLDFGNLADADSHEATSVGPRRIESYEDIRL from the coding sequence ATGCTCATCAAGCCAAGCCTGATCGCGGGCTCAGAAAGGCGATTCAAACAAGCCGAGTTTTCACCCGAAGCCCTGAACCGGAAACTGGGCGACGGTCCGATCGAGATGACCGTCGAGAAGATGCGCCTGCGCCAGCGCCAGCTGCTGGCGGAGACGCAGGACGTGGAGAAGGCCGAGATCGGCCTGGAGCGGATCATCCAGGGCAATGATCTCGACAGCATCAATTATCTCGCCAAGGGGACCGCGGCCTCGCGCTCGATCTGCCGCATTCAGCTCAGGGATCTCAAGTCGAATCTGCTCGGCTACGGCTCGGGCTTTCTGATCGGGCCGGGCCTGCTGCTGACCAACCATCATGTCTTCGGCAAGCCGGCCGAGGCCGCCAATTCGATCGCCGATTTCAACTACGAGCTCGACGTCTCTGGACAGGAGCGCGTGCCGGTGCGGTTCGGCTTCGAGCCGGGCAAATTCTTCTACACCAATGACAGGCTGGATTTTTCGATCGTCGCGGTGGCGCCGACCTCGCTGTCGGGCGGGGAGGAGCTCGAGGATTGGGGATGGCTGCCGCTCAGCGGCGCGCCCGGCAAGGCAGACCCCGGCGAGTACCTCACCATCGTCCAGCATCCCAGCGGGCAGATGAAGCAGGTCTGTGTCCGCGAGAACAAGCTGCTCAAATATGTCGGCGACTTCCTCTGGTACAACACCGATACGACGGCGGGATCGTCGGGCTCGCCGGCATTCAATCGCTTCTGGCAAGTGGTCGCGCTGCATCACAGCGGCGTTCCCCGGAAGGATGCGCAGGGCCGCACCCTGACCAAGGACGGCAAGGTGTGGAAGTCGTCGATGGACGAATCCTCGATCGACTGGATCGCCAATGAAGGCATCCGGATCAGCGCGATCGTCGCCGATCTCAAAGTGGCCGTCGGCTCCCATCCCCTGATCAAGCCGGTGCTGGACGAGGAGGAGCCGCCGAACCGGCAGGAGATCGAGAAGGTCCGCGCGCCGGTCGCCGCGCCCGCTTACGGCGCCAACATCTGGGTCGAGCAGTCGCTCGACGGCGCCGCGCTGGTGGTCCCGATCCGGGTGCCGCTGCCGATGTTCAGGAAGGACATTCCGTTCGCTCCGCTGGCACCCGTGCCGGGTCCGGCTGGGGGTAACGGAGGGACGCAGAACGGCGGTATGCCGAACGGTAGCAAGCCGTTGATCGCTCCGCCGGCCGGCCTCCTGCCTCGCATCAGTGCGAACGGCCTGCCCATGGAGGCCGTGCATATCGATCAGAGCACGCTGAAATCGCGTCCCGGATACAAAGCGAATTTTCTCGGCACCGGTAAATTTTCGGTGGCCCTGCCGAAGATTCCGGCCGCTCTCAAGTCCCGGATCGCGACGCTGAAGGGAAGCTCCAGGCAGTCCGAGCTGAAATACTTCAACTACAGCGTCGTCATGAACAAGGAGCGCCGGCTCGCCTTCTTCAGCTGTGTCAATATCGACGGCGGACAGCAACAGGATGTCGGCAAGCGCGAAGGCGATTCCTGGTTGCGCGATCCGCGCATCGACGACGATGCCCAGATCGGCGACGAGTTCTACCGCAAGCAGGCCACCTTCGAGGCGGACCGCAGCAAGAACCCGTTCGATCGCGGTCATCTCGTGCGCCGCCTCGATGCGACCTGGGGCGACACCGTCGCCGCGGCCAAGCAGCACGGCGACGATTCCTTCCACTTCACCAATTGCTCGCCGCAGTTCTTCTCGTTCAACCAGGGCAAGCAGCTCTGGGCGGGCCTCGAGGATTACACGCGCGATGTCCTGCTCGAAGGGGAGGAGAAGGGCATCGTCATGAACGGTCCGGTGTTCGACGGGCCGGACGCCGACGGATCCGATCTGCCCAATCCGGCCGGCCGGCCGCACAAGGATCCGAGCTTCGGCGGCGTTCAAATCCCGAAATATTTCTGGAAGATCCTGATCCGACGCAACGAGGATGACGACGCTCTCAAGGCGGCGGCATTCCTGATGAGCCAGCGAAAGCTGGTCATGGAAATCGATCGCATCCAGGAGGTGGACCTGCGCGAAAAGATGTCGGAGGAGGATGTCAGCGTCTTCCAGGTCTCGATCGCGGACCTGGCGAAATTGACCAAGCTCGACTTCGGCAATCTCGCCGACGCGGATTCGCACGAGGCGACCTCGGTCGGTCCGCGGCGGATCGAGTCCTATGAGGACATTCGACTCTAG
- a CDS encoding LysR family transcriptional regulator, giving the protein MELSDLNTFAAVARTGGITRAAEELNTVQSNVTQRVKALEAEIGTPLFERHSRGMTLTGAGRRLLPYAQRMAALSREAVLAARDDGAPKGPLAIGSMETTAAVRLPPLLADFHRRFPAVRLSLRTSPTADLVASVLEGALDGAFVAGPIAHDDLTATSAFREELVLVSARRWASLAELRAGTPESGPTALVFRTGCTYRQRLEQIFVEFGWPSAARFELGTLDGMIGCVAADMGVTLLPRAVVERSAMNGTVSIHTLSPSQARVETLFIQRRAGHQTSALCSFAACLKTDEDVIAA; this is encoded by the coding sequence ATGGAACTCAGCGATCTCAACACCTTTGCCGCAGTCGCCCGCACCGGCGGCATCACTCGCGCCGCGGAAGAGCTGAACACCGTGCAATCCAACGTCACCCAGCGCGTGAAGGCTCTGGAGGCGGAGATCGGCACGCCGCTGTTCGAACGCCACAGCCGGGGCATGACGCTGACCGGCGCCGGCAGGCGCCTCCTGCCCTACGCGCAACGGATGGCCGCACTCTCGCGTGAAGCCGTGCTGGCCGCGCGCGACGATGGCGCGCCAAAGGGACCGCTTGCGATCGGCTCGATGGAGACGACCGCAGCGGTGCGGCTGCCGCCGCTGCTCGCCGATTTCCACCGCCGCTTCCCGGCCGTGCGCCTTTCCTTGCGTACCTCGCCGACCGCCGACCTCGTCGCGAGCGTGCTCGAAGGCGCGCTCGATGGTGCCTTCGTCGCAGGTCCGATCGCGCATGATGACCTCACTGCGACGAGCGCCTTCCGCGAGGAGCTGGTGCTGGTCAGCGCGCGTCGCTGGGCCTCACTTGCCGAGCTGCGCGCCGGCACGCCGGAGTCCGGCCCGACCGCGCTGGTGTTCCGCACCGGCTGTACCTACCGCCAGCGGCTCGAGCAGATCTTCGTCGAGTTCGGCTGGCCTTCCGCCGCACGCTTCGAGCTCGGCACGCTCGACGGCATGATCGGCTGCGTCGCCGCCGACATGGGCGTGACGTTGCTGCCGCGCGCGGTCGTCGAACGTAGCGCAATGAATGGCACCGTCTCGATCCACACCCTGAGCCCGTCGCAAGCGCGGGTCGAGACACTGTTCATCCAGCGTCGCGCCGGCCATCAAACGAGCGCGCTCTGCAGTTTTGCCGCTTGCCTGAAGACTGACGAGGACGTCATCGCGGCCTGA
- a CDS encoding NAD(P)H-dependent flavin oxidoreductase produces the protein MPIATPLTELLGIRHPILSAPMDTIAGSRLTRAVSEAGGFGILGGGYGDRVRLQTEAAELKGFAPFGIGFITWSLAKQPELLDIALDARPQAVMLSFGDPAPFAPRIKACGVRLICQVQSEDIARQALDAGADILIAQGTEAGGHGASRTTVDIVPAIVDLAAGRVPVVAAGGIADGRGLAAMMMLGAAGVLIGTRFYASAEANGAQEAKERIRRADGNDTVRGVIADWSRSLFWPAPFTARTLVNDHIRRWTGREIELMQRASEVAVEYAAAKAAGNFEVAAVFAGEAVGLIHDIPPAAELVERIAIEAEQLLAGRRNSIASVA, from the coding sequence ATGCCGATTGCCACGCCGCTGACGGAGTTGCTGGGGATCAGACATCCGATCTTGTCGGCTCCCATGGACACGATCGCGGGCAGCCGGCTGACGCGCGCTGTCAGCGAGGCCGGCGGATTCGGCATCCTGGGTGGTGGATACGGTGACCGTGTCCGACTTCAGACGGAGGCCGCAGAGCTGAAGGGCTTTGCGCCGTTCGGCATCGGCTTCATCACCTGGAGCCTGGCGAAACAGCCCGAACTGCTCGACATCGCGCTCGACGCTCGCCCCCAGGCCGTGATGCTGTCGTTCGGCGATCCCGCGCCATTCGCGCCGCGCATCAAGGCGTGCGGCGTGCGACTGATCTGCCAGGTGCAGAGCGAGGACATCGCCAGGCAGGCGCTCGATGCCGGCGCCGATATCCTGATCGCGCAAGGCACCGAAGCCGGCGGCCATGGCGCATCGCGCACCACCGTCGATATCGTGCCGGCGATCGTCGATCTAGCGGCCGGACGCGTGCCGGTCGTCGCGGCCGGCGGGATCGCCGACGGCCGGGGCCTTGCCGCAATGATGATGCTGGGCGCAGCCGGTGTGCTGATCGGCACGCGCTTCTATGCGAGCGCGGAGGCCAACGGGGCGCAGGAGGCCAAGGAGCGCATTCGCAGAGCTGACGGCAATGACACCGTGCGCGGCGTCATTGCCGACTGGTCGCGCAGCCTGTTCTGGCCGGCCCCGTTCACCGCGCGAACCCTGGTCAATGATCACATCAGGCGCTGGACCGGCCGCGAGATCGAGCTGATGCAGCGCGCGAGCGAGGTCGCCGTCGAGTATGCTGCAGCGAAGGCCGCAGGCAATTTCGAGGTCGCCGCGGTCTTTGCCGGCGAGGCGGTTGGCCTGATTCATGATATTCCGCCCGCAGCCGAACTCGTCGAGCGGATTGCGATTGAAGCCGAACAGCTCCTTGCCGGACGGCGCAACTCCATTGCGTCAGTCGCCTGA
- a CDS encoding NAD(P)H-dependent flavin oxidoreductase produces MWPDRRLIDLFKTEFPIVLAPMAGVMDAELVIAAAQGGALGSLPCAMLSPDKIREQVRIIRNGVTAPVNLNFFCHTPVELTAEAEARWKQRLAGYYREHGLDPAAPVNAANRAPFDAATCALVEELKPEVVSFHFGLPEQAFLDRIRAAGCLVIASATTVKEAVWLDQRGVDAVIAQGAEAGGHRGMFLTEKISEQPGNLALVPQIVDAVKVPVIVAGGIGDGRGIAAAFALGASGVQIGSAYLRCPESKVTAAGRAALAEGRDDSTVITNVMTGRPARGVQNRLMREAGPICPDAPPFPHAATALVPLKAAAEKQGRADFTNLWAGQAIAMGRDLPAAELTRDLAKSALARMKALAG; encoded by the coding sequence ATGTGGCCTGACCGTCGACTGATCGACCTCTTCAAGACCGAATTTCCGATCGTGCTGGCGCCGATGGCCGGTGTGATGGATGCGGAGCTGGTGATCGCCGCGGCGCAAGGCGGAGCGCTGGGGTCGCTGCCGTGCGCGATGCTGTCGCCGGACAAGATACGCGAGCAGGTCAGGATCATCCGCAACGGCGTCACAGCGCCGGTCAATCTGAACTTCTTCTGCCACACGCCGGTCGAGCTCACGGCGGAGGCCGAGGCGCGCTGGAAGCAGCGCCTCGCGGGCTATTACAGGGAACATGGCCTCGATCCGGCGGCGCCGGTCAATGCCGCCAACCGGGCCCCGTTCGATGCGGCGACCTGCGCGCTCGTGGAGGAGCTGAAGCCGGAGGTCGTGAGCTTCCATTTCGGCCTCCCGGAGCAGGCCTTCCTCGACCGCATCAGGGCAGCCGGGTGTCTCGTGATCGCCTCGGCGACCACCGTGAAGGAAGCCGTCTGGCTCGACCAGCGCGGTGTCGACGCGGTGATCGCGCAAGGCGCGGAGGCCGGCGGCCATCGCGGCATGTTCCTGACCGAGAAGATAAGCGAGCAGCCCGGCAATCTTGCGTTGGTGCCGCAGATTGTCGATGCCGTGAAGGTGCCGGTGATCGTGGCCGGCGGCATTGGGGACGGGCGCGGCATCGCGGCAGCTTTCGCGCTGGGCGCCTCCGGTGTGCAGATCGGAAGCGCTTACCTGCGCTGTCCTGAATCCAAAGTGACCGCGGCGGGGCGCGCGGCACTGGCGGAAGGACGCGATGATTCCACCGTCATCACCAACGTCATGACCGGGCGGCCGGCCCGCGGCGTCCAGAACAGGCTGATGCGCGAAGCCGGTCCAATCTGCCCGGATGCGCCGCCATTTCCCCATGCGGCAACGGCGCTGGTGCCGTTGAAGGCGGCGGCGGAGAAGCAGGGCCGCGCGGACTTCACCAATCTTTGGGCGGGGCAGGCGATCGCCATGGGGCGGGACCTCCCCGCCGCCGAATTGACCCGGGATCTCGCCAAATCGGCGCTGGCCCGCATGAAAGCGCTGGCTGGGTAG
- the gatC gene encoding Asp-tRNA(Asn)/Glu-tRNA(Gln) amidotransferase subunit GatC — translation MSVDAATVRRIAHLARIAVSEGEVPHLQGELNAMLAFVEQLSEVNVEGVEPMTSVTPMQMKKRQDVVDDGEIADDIVANAPATEGHFFLVPKVVE, via the coding sequence ATGTCCGTCGACGCCGCTACCGTCCGCCGCATCGCGCATCTGGCGCGCATCGCGGTTTCCGAGGGCGAGGTTCCGCATCTGCAGGGCGAGCTTAACGCCATGCTCGCCTTCGTCGAGCAGCTCTCGGAGGTCAATGTCGAGGGCGTGGAGCCCATGACCTCGGTCACCCCGATGCAGATGAAGAAGCGGCAGGACGTGGTCGATGACGGCGAGATCGCCGACGATATCGTTGCCAACGCGCCCGCGACCGAAGGTCACTTCTTCCTGGTGCCCAAGGTCGTCGAGTAA
- the gatA gene encoding Asp-tRNA(Asn)/Glu-tRNA(Gln) amidotransferase subunit GatA: MTDLTSLTLAEARKGLADKTFTSLELTDAHLSAIEAARVLNAFVMETPEQARDMARAVDEKIAKGDAGPLAGIPLGIKDLFATKGVRTTACSKILGNFVPTYESTITSQLWRDGAVMLGKLNNDEFAMGSANETSCFGPVGNPWRREGSNTTLVPGGSSGGSASAVAALLCMGATATDTGGSIRQPAAFTATVGIKPTYGRCSRWGIVAFASSLDQAGPIARSVRDAAMLLRSMAGHDPKDTTSVDIPVPDYEAAIGKSVKGMKIGIPKEYRLDGMPAEIEKLWSEGAAWLKAAGAELVEVSLPHTKYALPAYYIVAPAEASSNLARYDGVRYGLREQAKNITELYENTRAEGFGAEVRRRVMIGTYVLSAGYYDAYYLRAQKVRTLIKKDFEDCFARGVNAILTPATPSAAFGIGEKGGADPVEMYLNDIFTVTVNMAGLPGIAVPAGKDAQGLPLGLQLIGRPFEEETLFSLGEVIEQAAGRFTPARWW, translated from the coding sequence ATGACCGATTTGACATCGCTGACGCTCGCCGAGGCCCGCAAGGGTCTCGCCGACAAGACTTTCACGTCCCTCGAGCTGACCGACGCGCATCTGAGCGCCATCGAAGCCGCGCGGGTGCTCAACGCCTTCGTGATGGAGACGCCGGAGCAGGCGCGCGACATGGCCAGGGCCGTGGACGAGAAGATCGCCAAGGGCGATGCCGGTCCGCTCGCCGGGATCCCGCTCGGCATCAAGGATCTGTTCGCGACCAAGGGCGTGCGCACCACCGCATGCTCGAAGATCCTCGGCAATTTCGTGCCGACCTACGAGTCCACCATCACCTCGCAGCTGTGGCGCGACGGTGCGGTGATGCTCGGCAAGCTCAACAATGACGAGTTCGCGATGGGCTCGGCGAACGAGACCTCGTGCTTCGGTCCCGTCGGCAATCCCTGGCGGCGCGAGGGAAGCAACACCACGCTGGTGCCGGGTGGCTCGTCCGGCGGCTCTGCCTCGGCGGTAGCGGCGCTCCTGTGCATGGGGGCGACCGCGACCGACACCGGCGGCTCGATCCGCCAGCCGGCGGCGTTCACCGCGACCGTCGGCATCAAGCCGACCTATGGCCGCTGCTCGCGCTGGGGCATCGTCGCCTTTGCCTCCTCGCTCGACCAGGCAGGTCCCATTGCGCGCAGCGTGCGCGATGCCGCGATGCTGCTGCGCTCGATGGCCGGCCATGACCCGAAGGACACGACCTCGGTCGACATTCCCGTGCCCGATTACGAGGCGGCGATCGGCAAGTCCGTGAAGGGCATGAAGATCGGCATTCCCAAGGAGTACCGCCTCGACGGCATGCCGGCCGAGATCGAAAAACTCTGGAGCGAGGGCGCGGCGTGGCTGAAGGCGGCCGGCGCCGAGCTGGTCGAGGTGTCGCTGCCGCACACCAAATACGCACTGCCGGCCTATTACATCGTGGCGCCGGCGGAAGCGTCCTCGAACCTCGCGCGCTATGACGGCGTCCGCTACGGCCTGCGCGAGCAGGCCAAGAACATCACCGAGCTCTACGAGAACACCCGCGCCGAAGGTTTTGGTGCGGAGGTCCGCCGCCGCGTCATGATCGGCACCTATGTGCTCTCGGCCGGCTATTACGACGCCTACTATTTGCGCGCCCAGAAGGTGCGCACGCTGATCAAGAAGGATTTCGAGGATTGCTTCGCCAGGGGCGTCAACGCGATCCTGACGCCGGCGACGCCGTCGGCGGCCTTCGGCATCGGCGAGAAGGGCGGCGCCGATCCGGTCGAGATGTATCTCAACGACATCTTCACGGTGACCGTGAACATGGCGGGCCTGCCCGGCATCGCGGTGCCCGCCGGCAAGGATGCGCAGGGCCTGCCGCTCGGCCTGCAGCTGATCGGCCGTCCGTTCGAGGAGGAGACGCTGTTCTCGCTCGGCGAGGTGATCGAGCAGGCGGCCGGCCGCTTCACGCCCGCGAGGTGGTGGTGA
- the gatB gene encoding Asp-tRNA(Asn)/Glu-tRNA(Gln) amidotransferase subunit GatB: MSTATHKLLKGATGDWEVVIGMEIHAQVTSKSKLFSGASTAFGGEPNTHVSLVDAAMPGMLPVINEECVRQAVRTGLGLNAQINLRSVFDRKNYFYPDLPQGYQISQYKSPVVGEGEVIVDLDGGRTVSIGIERLHLEQDPGKMLHDRSPSLSYIDFNRCGVALMEIVSKPDIRDAEQAKAYVTKLRSIMRYLGTCDGDMEKGSLRADVNVSVRKPGAPLGTRCEIKNMNSITFIGQAIEYEARRQIEILEDGGQIEQETRRFDPNKGETRSMRSKEEAHDYRYFPDPDLLPLEFSQEFVDELKAELPELPDQKKTRFVADLGLSAYDASVLVAERESAVFYETVLDKLGDRARDGKMAANWVINELFGRLNKEGRDITGSPVGAEQLSGIIDLIGEGTISGKIAKDLFEIVWQEGGDPRALVESRGMKQVTDLSAIEKVVDDIIAANPDKAAQVKDKPQSLGWFVGQVMKASGGKANPQSVNDLLKSKLGV; this comes from the coding sequence ATGAGCACGGCCACGCACAAGCTTCTCAAGGGCGCCACCGGTGACTGGGAGGTGGTCATCGGCATGGAGATCCATGCTCAGGTGACGTCGAAGTCGAAACTGTTCTCGGGCGCGTCCACCGCGTTCGGCGGCGAGCCGAACACGCACGTCTCGCTGGTCGATGCCGCGATGCCGGGCATGCTGCCCGTCATCAACGAGGAATGCGTCAGGCAGGCTGTCCGGACCGGGCTCGGTCTCAACGCGCAGATCAATCTGCGCTCGGTGTTCGACCGCAAGAACTATTTCTATCCAGACCTGCCGCAGGGCTACCAGATCAGCCAGTACAAGTCGCCGGTCGTGGGCGAGGGCGAGGTGATCGTCGATCTCGACGGCGGCCGCACTGTCTCCATCGGCATCGAGCGGCTGCATCTGGAGCAGGATCCGGGCAAAATGCTGCACGACCGGTCGCCGTCGCTGTCCTACATCGATTTCAATCGCTGCGGCGTGGCGCTGATGGAGATTGTCTCGAAACCGGATATCCGCGACGCCGAGCAGGCCAAGGCCTATGTGACCAAGCTGCGCTCGATCATGCGCTACCTTGGCACCTGTGACGGTGACATGGAGAAGGGATCCTTGCGCGCCGACGTCAATGTGTCCGTGCGCAAGCCCGGCGCGCCGCTCGGCACCCGCTGCGAAATCAAGAACATGAACTCGATCACCTTCATCGGCCAGGCGATCGAGTATGAAGCGCGGCGCCAGATCGAGATCCTGGAGGACGGCGGTCAGATCGAGCAGGAGACGCGTCGGTTCGATCCCAACAAGGGCGAGACCCGCTCGATGCGGTCCAAGGAAGAGGCGCACGACTATCGCTACTTCCCCGATCCCGACCTGCTGCCGCTGGAGTTCAGCCAGGAATTCGTCGACGAGCTGAAGGCTGAGCTCCCCGAGCTGCCGGACCAGAAGAAGACGCGCTTCGTCGCCGATCTCGGCCTGTCGGCCTATGATGCGAGCGTGCTCGTCGCCGAGCGCGAGAGCGCGGTGTTCTACGAGACAGTGCTCGACAAGCTCGGCGACCGCGCGCGCGACGGCAAGATGGCGGCGAACTGGGTGATCAACGAGCTGTTCGGCCGTCTCAACAAGGAAGGCCGGGATATTACGGGCTCTCCGGTGGGCGCCGAGCAGCTCTCGGGGATCATCGACCTGATCGGCGAGGGCACGATCTCGGGCAAGATCGCCAAGGATCTGTTCGAGATCGTCTGGCAAGAGGGCGGCGATCCCCGCGCGCTGGTCGAAAGCCGCGGCATGAAGCAGGTCACGGATCTTTCGGCGATCGAAAAGGTTGTCGACGACATCATCGCGGCCAATCCCGACAAGGCCGCGCAGGTGAAGGACAAGCCGCAGTCGCTCGGCTGGTTCGTCGGCCAGGTGATGAAGGCCTCCGGCGGCAAGGCCAACCCGCAGAGCGTCAACGACCTGCTCAAGTCCAAGCTCGGCGTCTAG